One Bacillus amyloliquefaciens DSM 7 = ATCC 23350 DNA window includes the following coding sequences:
- a CDS encoding beta-ketoacyl synthase N-terminal-like domain-containing protein, protein MQNTEDLLYKLLAGQLKSVGFFTENKTQPVLQGFYGRWLEESISILVQNGFLKQSGSTYVLTGPIEHADVLWQEWDEKKAPLLKDSSKQAMITLVETALRALPDILSGRVSATDVLFPDSSMELVEGIYKNNETADYFNEVLADTLTAFIEERLKEDPNAEIRILEIGAGTGGTSATVFKRLKEYKHHVKEYCYTDLSKAFFLHAEKEYGPDNPYLTYKRFNVEEPPALQDVDAGAYDAVIAANVLHATKNIRQTLRNAKAVLKKNGILLLNEISSHSVYSHLTFGLLEGWWLYEDAELRIPGCPGLYPEAWQSVLESEGYRYVTFMAESSHQLGQQIVAAESDGVIRQKQPDAQAVEEIAASKEPAEFTEPASSVTDRTVQFIKETLAKSIKLAPERIQPETSFEKYGIDSILQVNFIRELETLTGELPKTVLFEHTNTKELAEYLLDTYPDKLQQAFGAEQAPPETKKQEPVIEEPVPLVTETRRFITEPKEAEAPKPDTETADTNRSDRDDIAIIGISGRYPESETLDELWEHLKAGDSCITEAPKNRWKSGLLKTMAKETRKEDRKTRYGGFLQHIDAFDHHLFDIKEDHVMEMTPELRLSLETVWETFENGGYSLERLNKWQEADSGIGVFMGSMYNQYFWNIPSLEKAALSSNGGDWHIANRISHFFNLTGPSMGVTTACSSSLSAIHLACESLKLNSCSMAIAGGVNLTLEPSKYDALERANLLEQGSESKSFGTGTGLMPGEGVGAVLLKPLSKAVADKDHIYGVIKSSALCHSGGRQMYTAPDPKQQAKLMAASISKAGINPETIGYVESAANGSVLGDPIEVIALTNAFSQYTDKKRFCALGSVKSNLGHLEAASGMSQLAKVLLQMERETLVPTINAKPQNPNIALEQTAFYLQEKTEHWERMRDAGTGDIIPRRSMINSFGAGGAYANLIIEEYISPDFHQNRNSSEEYIFPVSAKTKWSFEAYLDRLAAFLEKTPSLHPAAVASALQKRTHHSEYRAAFTASTVQELVKKLAAYRLDQPNLNFSDSAIANRARQWEKGENIAFDQVEQEHAVHLPAYAFDHRTSFHFGEAENAAGVQAKYNDDDPYVQGHQFNGEPVLVGATYKSLAAEQFYHLFPDAEGGQIKKLNYVNPITVKKGDRIELKTESKQNGDAFELRMMYRSRTSPDWSAAAYAECSPYPFQKRHADLAAIQRSYSEVGRIDELYGDGTGTVVWGEEFKTITRLYKGTDAVLAKLNLNNGDSQNYAINPLIANSAYLSALSLLDQADAESYLPFGINSVTFGSPENLTDCWLHIKLAKQTGEMILFNADVINSRSEVVMCYEGYALKRFRPEAFQMNQPARTTVKSAGESISAGSLTDHIRSYVLGKLAKMMDEPASSLRSDANIMELGLDSASLIGLTKEIGEEAEIDVNPTLFFEYPTAEELTRYFASAHESKFSQLLADHKHTEEASVTKEAPTLPKEQHPPCDNSKIKQGIAIIGMSGQFPQSPDIQSFWEHTVNGDHCISEIPAERWDWRRYADDEDDTSLRWGGFIDGVGEFDPLFFGISPKEASQMGPEQFLLLMHTWKAMEDAGLTNKALSSRPTGVFVAAGNSDPNNGTSIPSIIPNRISYALNLQGPSEYYEAACTSTLVALHRAVQSIRHNECEQAVVGAVNILQSPKGFIGFDSMGYLSKNGRAKSFQKDADGFVRSEGAGVIIVKPLEAAIEDGDHIHMVIKGTGVSHGGKGMSLHAPNPAGMKAAMKKAYEGTDVDPQTVTYIEAHGIASEMADALEFNAIKAGYGEFANEEESAPCYISTVKPCIGHGELASGLAALMKVAMAMKHHTIPGIPGFTAANEQMTIQQSRFRFTEDNQEWTQLTDDNGSLIPRRAAINSYGFGGMNAHVVLEQYSPRLKDTESAHEPQLIVLSAKSEDRLKAAAGQLAAFIQTEYIPSLRDIAYTLQTGREAMNCRLALVARNQDELLEKLTDYREFSEESKGMKSFFTGSQQTGSGDIGVLLEGTLGTVVTETLLAENNLEKLAFCWVKGADIPWDRLHQGKPVRRVPLPTYPFEKHKYWKGGRTEDISLPPVSQNPQSRRGDAADIVADILGMEAAEIDQNKPLTEYGFDSFSCIQLLKKLEDADSRISLEALQNCGTLQELNVLLKTNQSQGAGGNFPELVKLNEKETGRPVFWFHGGTGGVEAYQPFAKKSQRPFYGIQARGLTGKDPLQGIEEMAASYVRIIQAVQPKGPYDLGGYSLGGMLAYETARLLQEKGHTVKSAVMIDTPYSEKWKERKPSIKSVMLQTINTMLTAYLKPENPEEALISREDITVQAEEEDVLKELITLAKERGLPKSEEAIRMQLEQMMKTQLAYGMEEYDMKPLPHPEALQCYYFRNKSGLFLGDLERYLTAEEEQIPLDYDAYWKEWERQIKQFHLLDVHSSNHVTMLTETKPQNAIKAFCEKLYANKGTISANFLKSFRKKLDETNELVKR, encoded by the coding sequence TTGCAAAACACGGAAGATCTTCTTTACAAACTATTGGCAGGCCAGCTGAAATCTGTCGGATTTTTTACAGAAAACAAGACGCAGCCTGTATTGCAGGGGTTTTACGGCAGGTGGCTGGAAGAAAGCATCTCCATCTTGGTGCAAAATGGCTTTTTAAAACAGTCAGGCAGTACGTATGTGTTAACGGGGCCGATAGAGCATGCGGACGTGCTGTGGCAAGAATGGGATGAAAAGAAAGCTCCTTTACTCAAGGACAGCAGCAAACAGGCGATGATCACATTGGTGGAGACAGCCCTCAGAGCTTTGCCGGATATTTTATCCGGCAGAGTTTCTGCCACTGATGTTCTGTTTCCTGATTCCTCAATGGAATTGGTGGAAGGAATCTATAAAAATAATGAAACGGCAGACTACTTTAATGAGGTGCTCGCTGACACATTGACAGCTTTTATTGAAGAACGCCTGAAAGAAGACCCGAACGCAGAAATCCGGATATTAGAGATCGGAGCGGGTACGGGCGGGACAAGCGCGACCGTTTTTAAAAGATTAAAAGAGTACAAGCATCACGTAAAAGAATATTGCTATACCGATCTGTCAAAGGCCTTTTTCCTGCATGCTGAAAAAGAATACGGGCCCGACAATCCGTATTTGACCTATAAGCGGTTTAATGTGGAAGAGCCGCCGGCTTTGCAGGATGTAGACGCGGGCGCATATGATGCCGTGATTGCGGCAAATGTGCTTCACGCGACAAAAAATATTCGGCAGACGCTTCGCAATGCCAAAGCCGTGCTCAAAAAGAACGGGATTTTGCTATTAAATGAGATCAGCAGCCATTCGGTTTATTCTCACCTGACATTCGGTCTTTTGGAAGGCTGGTGGCTTTATGAGGACGCCGAGCTGCGCATCCCCGGATGTCCGGGGCTCTATCCTGAAGCGTGGCAGTCTGTGCTGGAAAGCGAGGGATATCGATACGTTACATTTATGGCGGAATCGTCACATCAGCTCGGTCAGCAGATCGTGGCGGCAGAAAGCGACGGCGTCATCAGGCAAAAGCAGCCGGACGCGCAGGCCGTTGAAGAAATTGCGGCTTCCAAAGAGCCGGCTGAATTCACAGAACCGGCTTCCTCAGTCACAGACCGGACGGTGCAATTCATAAAAGAAACGTTAGCCAAGTCGATAAAGCTTGCGCCCGAGCGAATTCAGCCGGAAACCAGCTTTGAAAAATACGGCATCGACTCCATTTTGCAGGTGAATTTTATCCGTGAATTGGAAACATTGACTGGCGAGCTGCCGAAAACGGTCTTATTTGAACACACGAATACGAAAGAACTTGCCGAGTATCTGCTGGACACTTACCCCGATAAGCTGCAGCAGGCATTTGGAGCTGAACAAGCGCCCCCTGAAACGAAGAAGCAGGAACCCGTAATAGAGGAACCGGTGCCGCTTGTAACGGAAACACGGCGATTTATCACTGAACCGAAAGAGGCGGAAGCGCCCAAGCCGGACACAGAAACCGCCGACACTAATCGCTCTGATCGGGATGACATCGCCATTATCGGCATCAGCGGCCGCTACCCGGAGTCCGAAACACTTGATGAGCTGTGGGAGCATTTAAAAGCCGGAGACAGCTGTATTACAGAGGCTCCGAAAAACAGATGGAAGTCGGGCCTTCTGAAAACAATGGCAAAAGAAACACGAAAAGAAGACCGAAAAACACGGTACGGCGGCTTTCTGCAGCATATTGACGCTTTTGACCATCACCTGTTTGACATCAAGGAAGACCATGTGATGGAGATGACACCTGAGCTCCGGTTAAGCCTTGAAACCGTATGGGAAACATTTGAAAACGGGGGCTACTCGTTAGAGAGATTAAACAAGTGGCAGGAAGCAGACAGCGGCATCGGTGTTTTTATGGGCAGTATGTACAATCAATATTTTTGGAATATCCCGTCATTGGAAAAAGCAGCGCTCAGCTCTAACGGAGGGGATTGGCACATCGCCAACCGGATTTCTCACTTTTTCAATTTAACGGGTCCGAGCATGGGCGTGACGACCGCATGCTCCAGCTCACTGAGCGCCATTCATCTCGCCTGTGAAAGCCTGAAGCTTAACAGCTGTTCCATGGCAATTGCCGGAGGGGTTAATCTCACGCTTGAACCGTCTAAATATGATGCGCTCGAACGGGCGAATTTGCTTGAACAGGGAAGTGAAAGTAAAAGCTTCGGAACAGGCACGGGTCTGATGCCGGGCGAAGGGGTCGGGGCGGTGCTCCTGAAGCCGCTCTCCAAAGCGGTTGCCGACAAAGACCATATTTACGGCGTCATTAAAAGCAGCGCGTTGTGCCATAGCGGAGGAAGGCAGATGTATACGGCGCCGGATCCGAAACAGCAGGCGAAGCTCATGGCGGCTTCCATCAGCAAGGCCGGAATAAATCCGGAAACAATCGGTTATGTTGAATCAGCGGCAAACGGCTCGGTATTGGGAGATCCGATTGAGGTCATTGCCCTGACAAACGCGTTCTCGCAATATACCGATAAAAAACGTTTTTGCGCGCTTGGATCCGTCAAGTCAAACCTCGGCCATTTAGAGGCGGCCTCCGGCATGTCCCAGCTCGCAAAAGTGCTATTGCAAATGGAGCGGGAAACGTTAGTTCCGACCATTAACGCTAAACCGCAAAATCCGAATATCGCGCTTGAACAAACAGCCTTTTACCTGCAGGAAAAAACCGAGCATTGGGAGCGTATGAGGGATGCCGGGACGGGAGACATCATACCGCGGAGAAGCATGATTAATTCCTTCGGGGCAGGCGGGGCATATGCGAATCTGATCATAGAAGAATATATCAGTCCAGATTTCCATCAGAACCGCAACAGCTCTGAGGAATATATTTTCCCTGTGTCAGCGAAAACGAAATGGAGTTTTGAAGCCTATCTTGACAGACTGGCGGCCTTTTTAGAAAAGACGCCATCTCTTCATCCGGCCGCTGTCGCATCCGCGCTACAAAAAAGAACGCATCATTCGGAGTACCGGGCGGCATTTACGGCTTCAACCGTTCAGGAACTGGTGAAAAAGCTGGCCGCTTACCGCTTGGATCAGCCGAATCTCAATTTCTCCGATTCTGCTATCGCCAATCGTGCGCGGCAATGGGAAAAAGGAGAGAATATCGCATTTGATCAGGTGGAGCAAGAGCACGCCGTTCATCTGCCGGCCTATGCTTTTGACCACCGGACTTCTTTTCATTTCGGTGAAGCAGAAAACGCGGCCGGCGTTCAGGCGAAATACAATGATGATGATCCATATGTGCAAGGGCATCAATTCAACGGAGAACCTGTACTCGTCGGCGCTACATACAAAAGTCTGGCGGCCGAGCAGTTTTATCATCTCTTTCCCGATGCAGAAGGAGGACAAATTAAAAAACTGAATTACGTCAATCCCATTACCGTAAAAAAAGGCGATCGCATCGAGCTGAAAACAGAATCAAAACAAAACGGGGATGCTTTTGAACTGCGCATGATGTACCGCAGCCGTACATCTCCTGATTGGAGCGCAGCGGCGTATGCCGAGTGCAGTCCGTATCCGTTTCAGAAGCGGCACGCGGATCTGGCGGCCATTCAGCGCTCTTACAGTGAAGTGGGACGGATAGATGAGTTATACGGAGACGGAACGGGAACCGTCGTGTGGGGAGAAGAATTTAAAACGATCACCCGCCTATACAAAGGCACTGATGCCGTTTTAGCAAAGCTGAATCTGAACAATGGCGACTCGCAAAATTATGCTATAAATCCGTTAATCGCCAACAGTGCTTACTTGTCCGCGCTTTCTTTATTGGATCAAGCGGATGCAGAAAGCTATCTGCCGTTCGGCATTAATTCCGTCACCTTCGGCAGCCCGGAAAATCTCACCGATTGCTGGCTGCACATCAAGCTGGCCAAACAAACAGGGGAGATGATCCTGTTTAACGCAGATGTAATCAACAGCCGGTCTGAAGTGGTTATGTGTTATGAAGGCTATGCCCTGAAACGGTTCCGCCCGGAAGCGTTTCAGATGAATCAGCCGGCTCGAACGACTGTGAAAAGCGCGGGAGAATCGATTTCTGCCGGCAGTCTGACAGATCATATCCGCAGCTATGTCCTTGGCAAGCTCGCCAAGATGATGGATGAACCTGCGTCATCCCTGCGTTCTGATGCTAATATCATGGAATTGGGGCTTGATTCCGCAAGCCTGATCGGACTGACAAAAGAGATCGGCGAAGAGGCAGAAATCGATGTGAATCCAACATTGTTTTTCGAGTATCCTACGGCGGAAGAGCTGACCCGCTACTTTGCGTCAGCACATGAGAGCAAATTTTCTCAATTGCTTGCCGATCACAAGCATACAGAAGAGGCTTCGGTAACAAAAGAAGCGCCAACTTTGCCGAAGGAACAGCATCCACCCTGTGATAACAGTAAGATCAAGCAAGGAATCGCCATTATCGGTATGTCAGGTCAGTTTCCGCAATCTCCGGATATCCAGTCTTTTTGGGAACACACCGTAAACGGAGATCACTGTATTTCAGAAATTCCGGCGGAGCGCTGGGACTGGCGCCGTTACGCCGATGATGAGGATGACACAAGCCTCAGATGGGGCGGTTTTATTGACGGAGTCGGAGAATTTGACCCGCTCTTTTTCGGAATTTCTCCTAAAGAGGCTTCGCAAATGGGGCCTGAGCAGTTTCTGCTCTTGATGCATACGTGGAAGGCAATGGAGGATGCGGGCCTGACCAATAAGGCGTTATCAAGTAGACCGACAGGCGTTTTCGTTGCCGCGGGCAATAGCGACCCAAACAATGGAACATCCATTCCGTCCATCATTCCGAACAGGATATCATATGCCTTGAATTTACAAGGGCCGAGTGAATATTACGAGGCTGCCTGCACGTCAACGCTTGTGGCATTGCACAGGGCGGTTCAATCGATCCGTCATAACGAATGTGAGCAGGCTGTCGTGGGCGCCGTCAATATTCTGCAGTCACCGAAGGGCTTTATCGGATTTGATTCAATGGGATATTTAAGCAAAAACGGCCGGGCGAAATCTTTCCAAAAAGATGCCGATGGTTTTGTCAGAAGTGAAGGGGCGGGCGTTATCATCGTAAAACCGCTCGAGGCGGCAATTGAAGACGGTGATCACATTCACATGGTCATTAAAGGAACCGGGGTGTCTCATGGCGGTAAGGGCATGTCGCTTCACGCGCCGAACCCGGCGGGAATGAAGGCCGCGATGAAAAAAGCGTACGAGGGCACCGATGTCGATCCGCAAACCGTCACATACATTGAAGCCCACGGCATTGCCTCCGAAATGGCAGACGCGCTGGAGTTCAATGCCATCAAAGCGGGCTACGGCGAGTTTGCGAATGAGGAGGAAAGCGCGCCTTGTTATATCAGCACTGTGAAACCTTGCATCGGCCATGGCGAACTCGCTTCCGGACTGGCAGCCCTTATGAAAGTGGCGATGGCCATGAAGCATCATACTATCCCGGGCATTCCCGGCTTTACAGCTGCAAATGAGCAAATGACCATTCAGCAAAGCCGCTTCCGTTTCACCGAAGACAATCAAGAATGGACACAGCTCACCGACGATAATGGCAGTCTGATTCCGCGCCGGGCCGCAATTAACAGCTATGGCTTCGGCGGCATGAATGCGCATGTCGTCTTGGAACAGTACAGCCCTCGTCTGAAAGACACGGAATCTGCACATGAACCGCAGCTTATCGTGCTTTCTGCTAAGAGCGAAGATCGGCTTAAGGCGGCCGCAGGTCAGCTGGCTGCTTTCATACAAACTGAATATATTCCGTCATTGCGGGATATTGCTTACACGCTTCAGACCGGGCGTGAGGCGATGAACTGCCGCCTGGCACTCGTTGCCCGCAATCAAGATGAACTGCTGGAAAAACTGACAGATTACAGAGAGTTTTCCGAAGAAAGCAAAGGAATGAAAAGCTTCTTTACAGGCAGTCAGCAGACTGGATCAGGAGATATCGGGGTTTTACTGGAAGGGACACTCGGTACAGTCGTTACGGAGACGCTTCTGGCAGAAAATAATCTGGAAAAGCTGGCGTTTTGCTGGGTTAAAGGCGCGGACATTCCATGGGACAGACTCCACCAAGGTAAACCTGTTCGACGAGTCCCGCTTCCGACATACCCTTTTGAAAAACACAAGTATTGGAAAGGCGGTCGGACAGAAGACATCAGCCTTCCGCCGGTTTCACAGAACCCTCAGTCCCGCCGCGGGGATGCGGCTGACATTGTGGCTGACATTTTGGGGATGGAGGCGGCGGAAATTGATCAAAATAAGCCGCTGACTGAATACGGCTTCGATTCATTCTCCTGTATTCAGCTGCTGAAAAAACTTGAGGACGCAGACAGCCGCATAAGTCTGGAAGCTCTTCAGAACTGCGGTACTCTTCAGGAGCTCAACGTGCTGTTAAAAACGAACCAATCGCAAGGTGCGGGCGGGAATTTTCCCGAACTCGTCAAACTGAATGAAAAGGAAACAGGCCGTCCTGTTTTTTGGTTTCACGGAGGAACGGGAGGCGTTGAAGCGTATCAGCCTTTCGCCAAAAAGAGCCAGCGCCCTTTTTACGGCATCCAGGCAAGGGGTTTGACAGGGAAAGACCCGCTGCAAGGAATTGAAGAGATGGCCGCTTCTTATGTGAGAATCATCCAAGCTGTACAGCCGAAAGGCCCATATGATCTTGGCGGATATTCCTTGGGCGGCATGCTTGCATATGAAACAGCGCGCCTCTTGCAGGAGAAAGGGCATACGGTGAAAAGCGCCGTCATGATCGATACCCCGTACAGTGAAAAATGGAAAGAAAGAAAACCATCTATCAAGTCAGTCATGCTGCAAACGATCAATACGATGCTTACGGCATATCTCAAGCCTGAAAACCCTGAAGAGGCATTAATCAGCAGGGAAGACATTACCGTTCAGGCTGAGGAAGAAGATGTACTGAAAGAATTGATCACACTTGCCAAAGAGCGCGGCCTGCCCAAATCAGAAGAAGCGATACGGATGCAGCTGGAGCAAATGATGAAGACGCAGCTCGCTTACGGAATGGAAGAGTATGACATGAAGCCGCTGCCTCATCCGGAAGCGCTGCAATGCTACTATTTCCGAAATAAAAGCGGTTTGTTTCTCGGGGATCTTGAACGTTATCTCACAGCAGAGGAAGAACAAATTCCGTTAGACTATGATGCGTATTGGAAAGAATGGGAACGGCAGATAAAACAGTTTCACCTGCTGGACGTGCATTCTTCCAATCATGTTACAATGCTGACGGAAACAAAGCCGCAAAACGCCATTAAGGCATTTTGCGAAAAGCTGTACGCAAACAAAGGGACGATAAGCGCCAATTTTCTTAAATCTTTCAGGAAAAAGCTGGACGAAACAAATGAGTTGGTAAAACGGTAA
- a CDS encoding cytochrome P450 family protein — protein sequence MEKIMFHPHSSEFHENPFAVLSRFREQDPIHKFELQRFGGTFPAWLITRYDDCMAFLKDGRITRDVKRVMPKELIAKLNVSEDIDFVSEHMLAKDPPDHSRLRSLVHQGFTPRMIEQLRTGIERITEELLDEMETKADPDIMRDFAAPLPFIVISELLGIPKEDRAKFQVWTSAMVDTSESGQDATNQALREFKQYMQTLIEEKRNHPGEDLTSKLIYAEEDGQKLSESELYSMLFLLVVAGLETTVNLLGSGTLALLLHKDQLENIKRQPDTIQTAVEELLRYTSPVIMMANRWAIEDFTYKDVSIKKGDMIFIGIGSANRDPEYFDEPDTLNVARTPNRHISFGFGIHFCLGAPLARMEASIAFNALLKRFPNIELNGSSEDLTWRKNVFLRGLETLPVKF from the coding sequence ATGGAAAAAATAATGTTTCACCCACACTCATCCGAGTTTCACGAAAACCCTTTTGCGGTACTAAGCAGATTCAGAGAGCAGGATCCTATACATAAATTCGAACTGCAGCGTTTCGGAGGCACCTTTCCGGCTTGGCTCATCACACGTTATGATGATTGTATGGCGTTTTTAAAGGACGGAAGAATTACAAGAGATGTCAAACGGGTCATGCCGAAGGAGCTGATCGCGAAGCTGAATGTCAGTGAAGATATAGATTTTGTATCAGAGCATATGCTGGCAAAAGACCCTCCCGATCATTCACGCCTTCGATCTTTGGTGCATCAGGGATTCACTCCCCGGATGATTGAGCAGCTTCGCACCGGGATAGAACGGATCACAGAAGAGCTGCTGGATGAAATGGAAACAAAAGCAGATCCTGATATCATGAGAGATTTCGCCGCACCGCTCCCGTTTATCGTCATTTCCGAGCTGCTCGGAATTCCGAAAGAAGACCGTGCCAAATTTCAAGTGTGGACAAGCGCGATGGTCGACACGTCAGAAAGCGGACAAGATGCGACCAACCAGGCGCTCAGAGAGTTTAAACAATATATGCAAACACTGATTGAAGAAAAAAGAAACCACCCGGGTGAGGATCTGACAAGCAAGCTTATTTACGCAGAAGAGGACGGCCAAAAGCTGAGTGAATCAGAGCTGTATTCCATGCTGTTTTTGTTAGTCGTCGCCGGGCTTGAAACAACGGTTAACCTTCTCGGCTCCGGCACACTGGCGCTTCTTCTCCACAAAGACCAGCTGGAGAACATAAAGCGGCAGCCCGACACTATCCAGACGGCGGTCGAGGAGCTTTTGCGTTATACCTCTCCCGTCATCATGATGGCGAATCGATGGGCGATTGAAGATTTCACGTATAAAGATGTTTCCATTAAAAAAGGCGATATGATTTTTATCGGCATCGGTTCAGCCAATCGGGACCCGGAATATTTCGATGAACCCGATACATTAAATGTGGCGAGAACACCGAACCGTCATATCTCTTTCGGTTTCGGCATTCATTTCTGTCTCGGAGCCCCGCTCGCCCGGATGGAAGCATCCATTGCCTTTAATGCGCTTTTAAAACGGTTTCCGAATATAGAGCTGAACGGCTCGTCCGAGGATTTGACATGGAGAAAAAATGTGTTTTTAAGAGGGCTTGAAACATTGCCTGTCAAATTTTGA
- a CDS encoding NucA/NucB deoxyribonuclease domain-containing protein, with the protein MGAGIHSENTAEAASRYDHVLYFPLLKYPETGNHIKDAISAGHSDICTIDRGGAEERRKESLKGIPTKPGFDRDEWPMAVCTEGGAGADIRYVTPSDNRGAGSWVGNQMSGYSDGTRVLFIVQ; encoded by the coding sequence ATGGGCGCCGGCATCCATTCGGAGAATACTGCTGAAGCTGCATCCCGATATGATCATGTGCTGTATTTCCCGCTGTTAAAATATCCGGAGACGGGGAATCATATAAAAGATGCCATTTCGGCAGGGCATTCTGACATTTGTACAATTGATCGCGGCGGAGCTGAGGAAAGAAGGAAAGAATCATTGAAAGGCATTCCGACAAAGCCTGGGTTTGACCGTGATGAATGGCCGATGGCAGTCTGTACGGAAGGCGGGGCAGGGGCTGACATCAGATATGTAACCCCTTCGGATAATCGCGGAGCCGGTTCATGGGTTGGAAATCAAATGAGCGGATATTCCGACGGTACGAGAGTATTATTTATCGTTCAGTAA
- a CDS encoding YoaK family protein produces the protein MLEIGMRKDWITLTVTTYRNIALLLLCLTAGIVDVIGYLSLGHVFTANMTGNIVLFGLAIGNSWHLAVLKSLTSLIGFIAGVIAAAVLVGNKKKSFWPPAVTAALVIEGAVLLLFALFSCFFAESISVYVLIMLLSFAMGMQTTAARKLGVAGISTTVLTGTLANFFEDLTARFYKSDKRKQFTRDAVLRALALVLYCFGAVIGAFAEPDYKFAVIWLPIIIILGIMLCAFTMFHGYSEEKNQ, from the coding sequence ATGTTGGAAATCGGCATGAGAAAGGATTGGATCACATTGACAGTGACTACATACCGAAATATTGCACTTTTGCTTCTTTGTTTAACTGCGGGAATTGTGGATGTGATCGGTTATTTAAGTTTAGGGCATGTCTTTACCGCCAATATGACGGGGAATATCGTTCTGTTCGGCCTTGCGATCGGCAATTCATGGCACCTTGCCGTACTCAAATCTTTAACCTCGTTAATCGGATTTATTGCCGGCGTTATTGCCGCCGCCGTGCTTGTCGGCAATAAAAAGAAGTCATTCTGGCCGCCTGCCGTAACTGCGGCTTTGGTTATTGAAGGAGCTGTTTTGCTCCTGTTTGCTCTGTTCTCTTGTTTTTTTGCAGAGAGCATTTCTGTTTATGTGCTGATTATGCTGCTCAGCTTCGCAATGGGAATGCAGACGACAGCCGCGAGAAAACTTGGTGTAGCCGGGATTTCCACGACCGTATTAACGGGAACGCTTGCTAATTTTTTTGAAGATCTCACCGCAAGGTTTTACAAATCGGACAAGCGGAAGCAGTTTACGAGAGATGCTGTTTTGCGCGCGCTTGCCTTGGTGCTGTATTGCTTCGGGGCGGTCATTGGCGCCTTTGCCGAACCGGATTATAAATTTGCCGTTATCTGGCTCCCGATTATCATTATTTTAGGTATTATGCTTTGCGCATTCACGATGTTCCACGGTTATTCGGAAGAAAAAAACCAATAA
- a CDS encoding S8 family peptidase: MFGYSMVQMVRSNAHKLDWPLRENVLQLYKPFKWTPCFLHSFFEEKVKNRKKMSVIIEFEEGCHESGFHSTGQVLSNEKRCTIKKQFQTFNCCSAEVTPSALHMLLSQCRDIRKIYLNREVKALLDTAAESSHAKEVTRNGTVLTGKGVTVAVIDTGIYQHPDLEGRITGFADFVNQRTEPYDDNGHGTHCAGDIASSGASSSGKYQGPAPEANLIGVKVLNKSGSGTLADIIEGVEWCIQYNKEYTENPIRIISMSLGGEALRYDKETDDPLVKAVEEAWNAGIVVCVAAGNSGPEAQTISSPGVSQKVITVGAYDDNDTPSNEDDTIASFSSRGPTVYGKEKPDILAPGVDIVSLRSPRSYLDKLQKSNRVGSLYFSLSGTSMATPICAGIAALILQQNPQLTPDEVKTLIKQSPDKWTNEDPNIYGAGAVNAENAVPKE; this comes from the coding sequence ATGTTTGGTTACTCAATGGTACAAATGGTGCGGTCAAATGCTCATAAACTGGACTGGCCGCTCAGAGAAAACGTATTACAGTTATATAAACCTTTCAAATGGACGCCTTGCTTTTTGCACAGCTTTTTCGAAGAGAAGGTAAAAAACAGAAAGAAAATGTCAGTCATCATTGAATTCGAAGAGGGATGCCACGAATCCGGTTTTCACAGCACGGGTCAGGTCCTATCAAATGAGAAACGCTGCACTATAAAAAAGCAGTTTCAAACATTTAATTGCTGCAGCGCGGAAGTCACCCCGTCCGCCCTTCATATGCTTCTTTCTCAATGCCGGGATATCCGTAAAATCTATTTAAACCGTGAAGTAAAAGCACTTCTTGATACGGCAGCGGAATCATCCCATGCAAAAGAAGTGACCCGAAACGGCACCGTATTAACAGGGAAAGGCGTAACCGTTGCCGTTATTGATACCGGAATCTATCAGCACCCCGATTTAGAAGGCAGAATTACCGGATTTGCCGACTTTGTAAACCAAAGGACAGAACCGTATGATGACAATGGCCACGGCACTCATTGCGCCGGTGATATTGCGAGCAGCGGCGCATCCTCTTCCGGAAAATATCAAGGACCGGCGCCGGAAGCCAATCTGATCGGTGTCAAGGTATTAAACAAATCAGGATCAGGAACCTTGGCTGATATCATTGAAGGAGTGGAATGGTGCATACAATATAATAAAGAATACACCGAGAACCCGATCCGGATCATCAGCATGTCGCTGGGCGGAGAAGCGCTCAGATATGACAAAGAAACGGATGATCCGCTCGTCAAGGCCGTTGAAGAAGCATGGAACGCAGGAATCGTCGTCTGTGTCGCCGCGGGCAACTCCGGTCCGGAAGCACAAACGATTTCAAGCCCCGGCGTCAGTCAGAAGGTCATCACGGTAGGCGCCTATGATGACAATGATACGCCGAGCAATGAAGATGATACGATTGCTTCTTTCTCAAGCCGCGGCCCGACGGTATACGGAAAAGAGAAGCCTGATATTCTTGCACCCGGAGTCGATATCGTATCCCTTCGTTCTCCGCGTTCATATCTTGACAAATTACAAAAATCAAACCGTGTAGGGTCCTTGTATTTCAGTTTGTCGGGCACATCCATGGCCACTCCGATCTGTGCGGGCATCGCCGCCTTAATCCTTCAGCAGAACCCGCAGCTTACGCCTGACGAAGTGAAAACACTGATCAAACAAAGTCCGGATAAATGGACAAATGAAGATCCGAACATTTACGGAGCAGGCGCAGTGAACGCCGAAAACGCCGTACCGAAAGAATAA